A portion of the Scleropages formosus chromosome 15, fSclFor1.1, whole genome shotgun sequence genome contains these proteins:
- the sccpdha.1 gene encoding saccharopine dehydrogenase a, tandem duplicate 1 translates to MATPMISTSGSRPYHVIIFGASGFTGQFVVEEVARTSAEGPKGTLKWAVAGRSRQKLEKVLEQAAETLSKPELKSEVDIIVADVGEPDSLAAMCKQGVIVLNCVGPYRFYGENVVKACVENGAHYIDICGEPQFLEGMQLNYHSQAAEKGVYVVGSCGFDSIPADMGVLYSRDQFKGTLTAIESFLTVSSGSEGSCIHDGTWQSAIYGFADSEKLRSLRKKLGYAPLPVVGSKIKKRGTLFYSREMDQYAAPFMGADPSVVKRTQRYLYEERKDSPVQYGAYAGIGGMTSVIKLLFGAMLFWLMVNFSFGRSLLIKFPEFFSFGWFSKAGPTRKQMAESSFCLTFFGEGYTGDQDPAQGKPNAKIRTQVKGPEAGYVATPIAMVQAAFTILHEPKSLPKTGGVYTPGAAFAKTTLIDRLNKHGIQFSVLSGPEA, encoded by the exons atggcGACGCCGATGATCAGCACCTCGGGCAGCAGACCCTACCATGTCATTATCTTCGGAGCCTCGGGCTTCACGGGCCAGTTTGTGGTGGAGGAAgtggcccgcacctcggccgaGGGTCCGAAGGGTACTCTGAAGTGGGCGGTGGCCGGCAGAAGCCgccagaagctggagaaggttTTGGAGCAGGCCGCTGAAACACTGA GTAAACCAGAGTTGAAATCAGAAGTGGATATAATTGTGGCAGATGTTGGTGAACCAGACTCCTTGGCTGCTATGTGCAAACAAGGCGTGATTGTTCTGAACTGTGTGGGCCCA TACAGGTTTTATGGTGAGAATGTTGTCAAGGCATGTGTGGAGAATGGGGCGCATTACATTGACATCTGTGGAGAACCTCAG TTTCTGGAAGGGATGCAGCTGAACTACCACAGCCAGGCGGCAGAGAAGGGGGTTTATGTTGTTGGCAGCTGTGGTTTTGACTCCATCCCTGCAGACATGGGTGTGCTCTATTCCAGAGACCAGTTCAAAG GGACTTTGACTGCCATTGAAAGCTTTCTGACAGTGAGCAGTGGATCAGAG GGAAGCTGCATCCACGATGGCACCTGGCAGTCGGCCATCTACGGCTTTGCGGACAGCGAGAAGCTGAGAAGTCTGAGGAAGAAACTTGGCTATGCACCCCTCCCTGTAGTGGGATCCAAGATCAAAAAGAG GGGCACCCTATTCTACAGCAGGGAGATGGATCAGTATGCTGCGCCTTTCATGGGTGCCGACCCATCGGTGGTGAAGAGAACACAACGCTACCTGTATGAGGAGCGCAAAGACTCACCG GTTCAGTATGGAGCATATGCTGGCATTGGAGGCATGACATCTGTGATCAAATTGCTTTTTGGAGCCATGCTCTTTTGGCTTATGGTCAACTTCAGCTTTGGTAGAAGCCTCCTTATCAAG tTTCCAGAGTTTTTCTCTTTTGGCTGGTTCTCAAAGGCTGGTCCAACTAGAAAGCAG ATGGCAGAGTCGTCCTTCTGCCTTACATTTTTTGGGGAGGGTTACACTGGGGACCAGGACCCTGCACAGGGGAAACCCAATGCTAAAATACGCACTCAAGTGAAAGGACCAG AGGCAGGTTATGTTGCCACCCCGATCGCCATGGTACAGGCAGCATTCACGATCCTTCATGAGCCCAAGTCCCTCCCCAAGAC GGGGGGTGTGTATACTCCTGGAGCAGCTTTTGCTAAGACCACCCTTATCGACCGCCTCAACAAGCATGGCATCCAGTTCTCCGTGTTGAGTGGCCCTGAGGCCTAA
- the kif28 gene encoding kinesin-like protein KIF28P produces the protein MSGKDRVKVAVRVRPFSKREEDAGSRCVVSMGPNTTTIMDPRSQQVRTFTFDYSYWSHSGFLRNKEGLFVPEEPGGRYADQSSVFQDLGQAILENALQGYNATLLAYGQTGSGKSYSMVGYGPNKGLVPTLCERLFQAVKVNQDTCQFQVFFSMLEIYNEQVIDLLALGPRSGGGLKVREDQQRGFYVEGLRRVACKSGAQVERMMEQGTRTRTTAATHLNASSSRSHMLITLQLKQIFSKESITKESTINLVDLAGSERQRTSGSEADRLKEGTAINLSLTTLGNVISSLADAALGKRVVHIPYRDSVITKLLQPALGGNSRTIMVATLSPADMCYEESLSTLRYAERAKRIQNRAVVNESPTEHLLKELKAENAKLLTRLSRLADEGRQASSESKELRRLLTHNELQICAIQTLWEQHLQEALKDWELQYATMTQERRMIQTFPYILNVNEDPQLSGVVKLFIQEGEWNIGLSDSSPQTIAIKGLGIQEKHAAFTNLDRQVTITPVSQAKVTVNGSLISSRTELHHLDRLILGSNSTYLFIGFPLERNAEDWSRYDYDYFQSELAAAEGIHIHSLCSSSDGRGQPDPSLLAVFYDYIKLMPMVAEANQMSQELRKGVQFKLEIKNLAMSDSMGHDLEKEIAIRVTSEETKQVWVWSKAKFVNRKFLMEELYQQQVAEGAGSGWAPPPRDRDPFWDPLEPLHLGSAHLWLQSLAFRIRLEEQVEVLGPEGSEEAILQTQLVPCSPAGLPLGEDAILIDPTELLDKRQDFQLVLERCCGLRWLKEARDRGVQIGFRMYTLPQAFYAPSVWHNMNPVLDHRVQFTVMKTSQDFLNYLQTNALVLDLWGLQAGCADLTSSPESVMLTQEGSIVIDGAGAGDRVMPLPLDLSVSYQALQQELERMKIIIVSLRKENNVLREQLKGTKPSRRSERRGSLRPSCDAEFARALKVFYHSMTTIRGQLQKLRCNKPKDDADHADLTFFVEEQGRLLRDFGEQLEQSVTVLKQDVAAIVRKKREKSGIWSTSTS, from the exons ATGTCTGGGAAGGACCGCGTCAAAGTGGCTGTTCGAGTGCGTCCCTTCAGCAAG AGAGAGGAGGATGCCGGCAGCCGCTGCGTCGTCTCCATGGGCCCTAACACCACCACCATAATGGATCCACGCAGCCAACAGGTCCGCACCTTCACCTTTGACTACTCCTACTGGTCCCACAGCGGCTTCCTCCGCAACAAGGAGGGTCTCTTTGTCCCTGAGGAGCCGGGCGGCCGCTACGCAGACCAG AGCAGTGTGTTCCAGGACCTGGGCCAGGCCATTCTGGAGAACGCCTTGCAGGGCTACAATGCTACACTGTTGGCCTATGGTCAGACAGGATCTGGGAAGAGCTACTCCATGGTGGGCTATGGACCCAACAAGGGCCTCGTGCCCACCTTGTGCGAGAGGCTCTTCCAAGCCGTGAAGGTCAACCAGGATACTTGTCAGTTCCAG GTGTTTTTTAGCATGCTGGAAATCTACAACGAACAG GTCATAGATCTCCTAGCACTTGGCCCTCGCTCTGGCGGGGGGCTGAAGGTGCGCGAGGACCAGCAGCGCGGCTTCTATGTGGAGGGCCTGCGACGCGTGGCCTGCAAGAGCGGCGCTCAGGTAGAGCGGATGATGGAGCAgggcacgcgcacgcgcacaacAGCCGCCACCCACCTGAACGCAAGCAGCAGTCGCTCCCACATGCTCATCACCCTACAGCTCAAACAG ATATTCTCCAAGGAGAGCATCACCAAGGAATCTACTATCAACCTTGTGGATCTGGCGGGCAGCGAGAGGCAGAGAACATCGGGATCAGAGGCAGATCGGCTCAAGGAGGGCACAGCCATAAACCTCAGCTTGACCACCCTGGGCAACGTCATCAG ctCCCTGGCTGATGCCGCCCTGGGGAAAAGAGTGGTGCACATTCCATACAGAGACTCGGTGATCACCAAGTTGCTGCAGCCTGCGCTGGGAGGCAACAGCCGCACCATAATG GTAGCAACCCTGAGTCCAGCAGATATGTGCTATGAAGAGTCCCTCTCCACACTGCGCTACGCAGAAAG GGCCAAGCGGATCCAGAACCGCGCCGTGGTCAACGAGAGCCCCACGGAGCACCTGCTGAAGGAGCTGAAGGCTGAGAACGCCAAGCTGCTGACGCGACTCTCCCGCTTGGCCGACGAGGGCCGCCAAGCCAGCAGCGAGTCAA AGGAGCTGCGCAGGCTGCTGACCCACAATGAGCTGCAGATCTGTGCCATCCAGACCCTGTGGGAGCAGCACCTGCAGGAGGCACTTAAAGACTGGGAACTGCAGTACGCCACCATGACGCAG gagCGGAGGATGATCCAGACATTCCCTTACATCCTTAATGTCAACGAGGACCCTCAGCTCTCCGGGGTGGTGAAGCTCTTCATTCAGGAAG GTGAATGGAACATAGGACTGTCAGACTCCTCTCCTCAGACAATTGCCATCAAAGGTCTGGG CATCCAGGAGAAACATGCGGCGTTCACCAACCTGGATCGCCAGGTGACCATCACGCCCGTTTCACAGGCCAAGGTCACCGTGAACGGATCGCTCATCAGCAGCAGAACTGAACTGCATCACCTG GATCGACTCATCCTGGGCTCCAACAGCACGTACCTTTTCATTGGCTTTCCCTTGGAGCGCAATGCTGAGGACTGGAGCCGCTACGACTACGATTACTTCCAGTCAGAGCTGGCCGCTGCGGAGGGCATCCACATCCACTCGCTCT GCTCCTCCAGTGATGGGCGGGGCCAGCCGGACCCCAGCTTGCTGGCTGTGTTCTACGACTATATCAAGCTGATGCCCATGGTGGCGGAGGCGAACCAGATGAGTCAGGAGCTACGCAAG GGAGTGCAGTTCAAGCTGGAGATAAAGAACCTTGCCATGTCTGACTCCATGGGCCATGATTTGGAGAAGGAGATCGCTATCAGAGTCACGTCGGAGGAGACAAAAcaa GTGTGGGTATGGTCAAAAGCCAAATTTGTCAACCGGAAGTTTCTGATGGAGGAGCTGtaccagcagcaggtggcggagggggcggggtcCGGATGGGCGCCTCCCCCTCGGGACCGAGACCCCTTCTGGGACCCACTGGAGCCCCTTCACCTGGGCAGCGCCCACCTGTGGCTGCAGTCGCTGGCCTTCCGCATCCGCctggaggagcaggtggaggTGCTCGGGCCCGAGGGCAGCGAGGAGGCCATACTGCAAACGCAGCTTGTGCCCTGCAGCCCAGCAGGATT GCCTCTCGGGGAAGACGCCATCCTCATTGACCCCACGGAGCTGCTGGACAAGAGACAGGACTTCCAGCTGGTGCTAGAGCGGTGCTGCGGCCTGCGCTGGCTGAAGGAGGCCAGGGACCGGGGGGTGCAGATCGG GTTCCGTATGTACACCCTGCCCCAGGCCTTCTACGCACCGTCGGTGTGGCACAACATGAACCCTGTGCTGGACCACAGAGTGCAGTTCACTGTGATGAAGACCTCCCAGGACTTCCTGAACTACCTACAGACCAATGCGCTGGTGCTGGATCTCTGGGGTCTTCAGG CGGGCTGCGCGGACTTGACCTCCTCCCCGGAGAGCGTGATGCTGACGCAGGAAGGCAGCATTGTGATTGACGGGGCCGGCGCTGGTGATCGTGTCATG CCTCTTCCTTTGGACCTCAGCGTCTCCTACCAGGCattgcagcaggagctggagaggaTGAAGATCATCATTGTTTCTCTGAGGAAGGAGAACAATGTGCTGAGAGAGCAGCTCAAAGGCACCA AGCCAAGCCGCAGGTCTGAGAGGAGGGGCAGCCTGCGACCGAGTTGCGATGCGGAATTCGCCCGAGCACTCAAGGTCTTCTACCACAGCATGACCACCATCAGAGGCCAACTACAGAAGCTGCGCTGCAACAAACCCAAA GATGACGCTGACCACGCTGACCTGACCTTCTTTGTAGAGGAACAAGGCCGCCTCCTCAGGGATTTCGgggagcagctggagcagagTGTCACTGTGCTCAAGCAAGATGTTGCCGCCATCGTCCGGAAGAAGCGGGAAAAATCTGGCATCTGGTCCACATCTACATCCTAA